The Rhodothermaceae bacterium genome contains a region encoding:
- a CDS encoding autotransporter domain-containing protein, whose amino-acid sequence MATGSGYSIGSPSSHTLTIVDDDVLPEAAFASDPTIVDEDDAGPHNITVNLSPVPTTTVTLNYTLGGSATDVEDYSIPGSGTTRTVTVAANKASANIPVTINNDADIEGAEEIILTLATGSGYSIGSPSSHTLTIRDNDVPPETPKIRFGMDISRAEESDGIVKVPMTIDPAPTSAFTVSYTYRGSATYGTDYTTSGTFSTVAGATEAIIEITVVNDYIAETSETLILTLESDPESDYVLGAPKVHTLTIDDDDKVGIIFMPDPLDIREGEERMYSVALSSQPTAQVMVKISSDNPILTVPQVPLVFNVTDWNTPIDVVVRAGPDDNDRNETVRLIHTAEGGDYNMEIGYLQVNVIDDDEARLMVRPSRITIPEGNSTSFDVEISVPPVQEVIVEITGFAGTDLSLAKRTLTFGPSDWKESKTVTVTAESDDDADDDRETLTLKASGSGYDDVFANVDVTIEDDDRHGLTVDNSRIVLREGGPPDTYTITLLSEPTSSVMVAITGHEGTAVTLDKTELTFTPSGTKAWNRPQTVTVMAGADNDTKDNTVTLWHAQTSADPNYNGRTDPSVEVVVIDKGEDVLTVSIIDQIDTQEDIGLVSLSVELNRPAPMPISVNYETVERTAEGDADYVTSKGIIVFTTGSKRGVLQIGIVNDDDPEQSEQFEVRLSNAVEGLTIAQGVAMVTILDDDQRASAWIADEVVFEDAGKVQFTVHLSQPIRHPLSVHYRTEDGAAKAGTDYLAAQGILTFYPGSAEEVIEVALIRGELEWQAKTFSVRLESSDEIRLDKAVAIAIIQESESVQEEVLASYSIRFVRTVSSQIVEALSERVRRRANEVVCSAGERTEMAQLWHSNSSWAPSMGELFSGCRTSTQFSGFGVWGRGMYRRFNGSEGTLSLDGEVSTGMFGIDYRVSGRWLAGMLVSRSQGDGSFEVREKSGQIQAALTGLYPYASYRRGDLEVWLSGGYGQGESETQELAETLTSRFGMLGVQGRLASLDRLHLRYHGDVLAADAKVLEEGLEVVRLRLGIEGDLRISDHIRPYVELNARQDAGSAETGTGLEVGGGVRVVIPAWHLRGDVRTQGLIMHTENEFTEWGISGSLQVGGGSEGFMLSVRPSWGPNQSGALHHQQTLLESVPVKGSLHRTEFEMGYGMPLDMGVARSMFGVTVLPGVILFRLGEELQTKEMFRVSISGIARTSIPAELGLNLQGTLRY is encoded by the coding sequence TTGGCCACGGGTTCAGGATACAGCATAGGAAGCCCGAGTTCGCATACGTTGACGATCGTGGACGATGATGTGTTGCCGGAGGCTGCGTTCGCCTCGGATCCTACCATCGTTGATGAAGACGACGCCGGTCCGCATAACATTACGGTCAATCTTAGCCCCGTGCCAACGACTACCGTCACGTTGAACTACACGCTGGGTGGCTCAGCGACGGATGTTGAAGATTACAGTATTCCGGGTTCAGGGACGACACGGACAGTTACCGTGGCGGCGAATAAGGCCTCGGCGAACATTCCGGTGACAATTAATAATGACGCCGACATTGAGGGAGCCGAAGAGATCATTCTGACGTTGGCCACGGGTTCAGGATACAGTATAGGAAGCCCGAGTTCGCATACGTTGACGATCAGGGATAATGATGTGCCGCCGGAAACGCCAAAAATCCGTTTCGGCATGGATATATCCAGGGCGGAAGAAAGTGACGGCATAGTCAAAGTACCAATGACCATTGATCCCGCCCCGACTTCAGCTTTCACTGTATCCTATACGTATAGGGGCTCTGCGACCTATGGCACAGATTACACAACGTCCGGTACTTTTAGCACTGTTGCTGGTGCAACCGAAGCAATAATTGAGATTACGGTTGTAAATGATTATATAGCAGAAACCTCTGAAACACTGATCCTAACCCTGGAATCTGACCCCGAGTCAGATTACGTATTGGGAGCACCGAAAGTGCATACGCTAACAATTGACGACGATGACAAGGTGGGGATTATATTTATGCCGGATCCACTGGATATACGAGAGGGTGAGGAGAGGATGTACAGCGTAGCACTTTCATCGCAGCCGACCGCTCAGGTAATGGTGAAGATCAGTTCAGATAATCCGATCCTAACAGTTCCCCAAGTACCACTGGTGTTCAACGTTACGGACTGGAACACACCAATAGATGTCGTCGTGAGGGCAGGACCAGACGACAATGATCGTAACGAAACGGTGAGACTAATTCATACAGCCGAGGGGGGAGACTACAACATGGAGATAGGTTACCTGCAAGTGAACGTGATCGATGATGATGAAGCCCGTTTAATGGTGCGGCCAAGTCGAATAACCATCCCGGAAGGGAATTCAACATCCTTTGATGTAGAAATTTCCGTTCCACCTGTGCAGGAAGTGATCGTGGAGATCACCGGATTTGCAGGGACGGACTTGTCGCTGGCCAAGAGAACGCTAACCTTTGGGCCCTCAGACTGGAAAGAATCAAAGACCGTGACTGTAACCGCAGAATCCGATGATGATGCTGATGACGATCGAGAGACCTTAACACTGAAGGCCAGTGGCTCCGGCTACGATGATGTTTTCGCTAATGTGGATGTGACGATTGAAGACGATGACAGGCATGGCTTGACAGTCGATAATAGTCGGATCGTCTTGAGGGAAGGAGGGCCACCTGATACATATACGATAACTCTTTTATCCGAGCCCACATCAAGTGTGATGGTCGCGATTACCGGGCACGAGGGGACGGCGGTGACATTGGACAAGACGGAACTTACGTTTACCCCTTCTGGAACAAAGGCATGGAATAGGCCCCAAACGGTAACGGTGATGGCTGGAGCGGATAACGATACGAAGGATAATACTGTGACGCTGTGGCATGCGCAAACAAGTGCCGATCCCAACTATAATGGTCGCACAGATCCCTCGGTGGAGGTTGTGGTGATTGATAAAGGGGAGGATGTTCTGACGGTTTCCATTATTGACCAGATAGACACACAGGAAGATATCGGGCTGGTCTCGTTATCCGTGGAATTGAATCGCCCTGCTCCTATGCCCATATCTGTTAACTACGAAACCGTAGAACGAACGGCGGAGGGAGATGCAGACTATGTGACTTCAAAGGGAATCATAGTATTCACTACGGGATCAAAGCGCGGAGTGCTCCAGATTGGAATTGTCAATGACGACGATCCAGAGCAATCTGAACAGTTTGAAGTTCGACTTTCGAACGCAGTCGAAGGGCTGACAATCGCTCAGGGGGTGGCAATGGTTACGATCTTGGATGATGATCAGCGTGCATCCGCATGGATTGCGGATGAGGTCGTGTTCGAGGATGCGGGCAAGGTGCAATTTACGGTTCATCTGTCGCAGCCGATTCGTCATCCTCTATCCGTTCATTATCGGACGGAAGACGGGGCTGCCAAGGCGGGAACTGACTATCTGGCTGCCCAGGGAATACTTACCTTTTATCCTGGATCTGCAGAAGAGGTAATTGAAGTTGCACTGATACGGGGCGAACTGGAATGGCAGGCAAAGACCTTCTCGGTTCGGCTGGAAAGTTCAGACGAGATTCGGCTGGACAAGGCGGTTGCCATCGCTATAATTCAGGAATCCGAGTCAGTTCAGGAGGAAGTGTTGGCGTCATACTCTATCCGGTTTGTACGAACAGTGTCGAGCCAAATTGTAGAAGCGCTGAGCGAGCGTGTTCGTCGGAGAGCCAATGAGGTCGTATGTTCGGCCGGCGAGAGAACAGAGATGGCGCAACTATGGCATTCAAATTCCTCCTGGGCTCCATCCATGGGCGAATTGTTTTCGGGGTGCCGGACCTCAACGCAGTTTTCCGGTTTCGGCGTTTGGGGACGGGGGATGTATCGTCGTTTCAATGGGAGTGAAGGTACGCTGTCGCTGGATGGAGAGGTTTCCACGGGAATGTTTGGGATCGACTATCGCGTATCGGGGAGGTGGCTGGCCGGTATGTTGGTGTCGCGCAGCCAGGGAGACGGATCGTTTGAGGTGCGTGAGAAATCGGGACAGATACAGGCCGCGCTCACCGGTCTGTATCCGTATGCATCGTATCGTAGAGGAGACTTGGAGGTCTGGTTGTCTGGAGGATATGGTCAAGGAGAGTCGGAGACTCAGGAGTTAGCGGAGACTTTGACATCTCGATTTGGGATGCTAGGTGTGCAGGGCAGACTGGCATCTCTGGATCGGTTACATCTGCGCTATCACGGAGATGTGCTGGCTGCGGATGCAAAGGTGTTGGAGGAAGGCTTGGAAGTCGTTCGGCTACGACTGGGGATTGAGGGAGATCTTCGGATCAGCGATCACATTCGTCCGTACGTAGAATTGAATGCGAGGCAGGATGCGGGGAGCGCGGAAACAGGTACGGGTCTTGAGGTTGGGGGTGGAGTTCGGGTGGTAATTCCAGCATGGCATCTGCGTGGTGATGTACGCACGCAGGGGCTCATCATGCATACCGAAAACGAGTTTACGGAGTGGGGGATCTCGGGGTCTTTGCAAGTGGGGGGCGGCTCAGAAGGATTCATGCTGTCTGTCCGCCCATCGTGGGGGCCTAATCAGAGCGGTGCTTTGCACCACCAGCAGACACTTCTTGAATCAGTTCCGGTAAAGGGTAGCCTTCACCGGACGGAGTTTGAAATGGGTTATGGAATGCCATTGGATATGGGCGTAGCAAGGTCTATGTTTGGAGTAACAGTGCTTCCAGGTGTGATCTTGTTCCGATTGGGCGAGGAATTGCAGACTAAGGAGATGTTTCGCGTATCAATTTCTGGAATAGCGCGCACGTCCATCCCGGCTGAACTAGGATTGAATCTACAGGGTACGCTACGCTATTAA